A window of Rubricoccus marinus contains these coding sequences:
- a CDS encoding tyrosine-type recombinase/integrase produces the protein MADRETASGGTHRPLFLTAGDLAERLQGFLTDYLQGKSDATIGTYRRSLNEFERYHGARLGSGAHARFGFREDDVTAYKRYLMEERELSQVSVSTYLTALRRLCEYLVARGDLAENPARAVKGNRRPGQHTRGVLAQEDVERLLDLIPQATIIGLRDRALVSLMIYGGLAEIELVRSDRGDLDHTLMGAFLRVQGKGRQSKDQQVPLDPLALDPLVTYLQKREDTSPEAPLFVSHGHRSDGTRLNTRSIRSRINGYLREAKLKRPGISPHSLTHTAALIWLNDGMDLEEVRRRMRHGTLETTMISFRKQGLLKRPSSEGDTSA, from the coding sequence ATGGCCGACCGAGAGACCGCCTCTGGCGGGACCCATCGCCCCCTGTTCCTCACCGCCGGTGACCTCGCCGAACGCCTCCAGGGGTTCCTCACGGACTACCTCCAAGGCAAGAGCGACGCCACCATTGGCACGTACCGGCGCTCCCTCAACGAGTTCGAGCGGTACCACGGCGCGCGCTTGGGGAGTGGCGCGCACGCGCGCTTCGGCTTCCGCGAGGACGACGTCACGGCGTACAAGCGCTACCTCATGGAGGAGCGCGAGTTGAGCCAGGTCTCGGTCTCCACCTACCTCACCGCCCTCCGCCGCCTGTGTGAGTACCTCGTCGCCAGAGGCGACCTCGCGGAAAACCCCGCCCGCGCGGTCAAGGGAAACCGCCGCCCGGGCCAGCACACCCGAGGCGTCCTGGCGCAAGAGGACGTGGAGCGCCTGCTCGACCTTATCCCGCAGGCGACGATCATCGGCCTGCGCGATCGCGCGCTCGTGAGCCTGATGATTTACGGAGGCCTCGCCGAGATCGAACTCGTCCGCTCGGACCGCGGCGACCTGGACCACACGCTCATGGGCGCCTTTCTCCGCGTGCAAGGCAAGGGTCGGCAGTCCAAGGACCAGCAGGTCCCGCTCGATCCTCTGGCGTTGGACCCGCTCGTGACCTACCTCCAGAAGCGCGAGGACACGTCGCCAGAGGCCCCGCTGTTCGTCAGCCACGGCCACCGCAGCGATGGCACGCGGCTCAACACGCGGTCCATCCGCAGCCGCATCAACGGCTACCTCCGCGAGGCGAAGCTCAAGCGGCCGGGCATCAGCCCGCACTCGCTCACGCACACCGCGGCGCTGATCTGGCTCAACGACGGGATGGACCTCGAAGAGGTGCGGCGAAGAATGCGGCACGGCACGCTGGAAACGACCATGATCTCGTTTCGCAAGCAGGGTCTTCTTAAGCGGCCATCGTCCGAGGGCGATACCTCTGCGTAA
- a CDS encoding SRPBCC family protein produces the protein MIRVPAEVQRAFALPVSPEAAFALMRDVPAWGALFPNVARITALEEDVWQWDMKPLGPPGFEARTVYACRYVFNAEAHEVTWTPEPGVGNATFAGGVRFAPEASGGGTAGTLWLDAALDIPAPRFMGGIVRPAVAFEFGRMTDQFLSRLETAVRDL, from the coding sequence GTGATTCGCGTTCCGGCTGAGGTCCAACGCGCGTTCGCGCTCCCGGTCTCGCCAGAGGCCGCGTTCGCCCTCATGCGCGACGTGCCCGCCTGGGGGGCCCTGTTTCCCAACGTCGCGCGCATCACGGCTCTGGAGGAGGACGTGTGGCAGTGGGACATGAAGCCGCTCGGCCCACCGGGCTTCGAGGCGCGGACCGTGTACGCGTGCCGCTACGTTTTCAACGCCGAGGCGCACGAGGTCACCTGGACGCCCGAGCCGGGTGTTGGCAACGCTACGTTCGCAGGGGGCGTGCGTTTCGCGCCAGAGGCCTCTGGCGGCGGTACCGCCGGAACGCTGTGGCTCGACGCCGCGCTGGACATCCCGGCGCCGCGCTTTATGGGCGGCATCGTGCGACCGGCCGTCGCGTTCGAGTTCGGGCGAATGACGGACCAATTCCTGTCCCGCCTAGAGACCGCCGTACGCGATCTCTAG
- the purQ gene encoding phosphoribosylformylglycinamidine synthase subunit PurQ translates to MARIAVLVFPGSNCDHDAYHAAKHVFGQDARFVWHKEDSVGDADLVIVPGGFSYGDYLRSGAIARFSPVMNDVVRHANEGGLVMGVCNGFQVLCEAGLLPGALLRNVSLRFVCRDAHLRVENAETPFTNAAASGDVLTIPVAHGDGNYTADEATLDALEANGRVVFRYVSASGEVTPEANPNGSARNIAGIINEGGNVLGMMPHPERCVEELLGHEGADGAVLFRSALAHLGEPAEAVAP, encoded by the coding sequence ATGGCCCGCATCGCCGTCCTCGTCTTTCCCGGCTCCAACTGCGACCACGACGCCTACCACGCCGCGAAGCACGTCTTCGGGCAGGACGCGCGCTTCGTGTGGCACAAGGAGGACAGCGTCGGTGACGCCGACCTCGTGATCGTGCCCGGGGGCTTTTCCTACGGCGACTACCTCCGCTCTGGCGCCATCGCGCGGTTCTCGCCCGTGATGAACGACGTGGTGCGCCACGCGAACGAGGGGGGGCTGGTGATGGGCGTGTGCAACGGCTTCCAGGTGCTCTGCGAAGCCGGGCTGCTGCCAGGCGCGCTGCTCCGCAACGTCAGCCTCCGGTTCGTCTGCCGCGATGCCCACCTCCGCGTCGAGAACGCCGAGACGCCGTTCACCAACGCCGCGGCCTCTGGCGACGTGCTGACCATCCCGGTCGCGCACGGCGACGGCAACTATACCGCCGACGAGGCCACGCTGGACGCGCTCGAGGCCAACGGCCGCGTCGTGTTCCGCTACGTGTCGGCCTCGGGCGAGGTCACGCCAGAGGCCAACCCCAACGGCTCGGCGCGCAACATCGCGGGCATCATAAACGAGGGCGGAAACGTGCTGGGCATGATGCCGCACCCGGAGCGCTGCGTGGAGGAGCTGCTCGGCCACGAGGGCGCCGACGGTGCGGTCCTGTTCCGCTCGGCGCTCGCGCACCTCGGCGAGCCCGCTGAGGCCGTCGCGCCGTGA
- a CDS encoding DUF58 domain-containing protein: MIPRELFRKIRHVEIRTKGLVEDVFGGEYHSAFKGRGIEFAEVRPYQIGDDVRTIDWSVTARSGEPFVKLYEEEREQTLLLCVDVSASEAFGSTGTLKRELAAEVCAVLGFSAIRNQDKVGLLLFTDRVERFVPPRKGRRHVLRVIRDLYVHEPEHTGTDLRDAFEHALRVLKRRAIVVVVSDFRESASGARSSEASYEKSLRHLAARHDVVAVRVVDPREEELPSVGLVTLRDSETGQPVLIDTSSRKAREAFARRAQDREVQTVETLKRARVGAVTVRTGEDFVGPLAAFFRRRNRE, translated from the coding sequence GTGATCCCCCGCGAGCTGTTCCGCAAAATCCGGCACGTCGAGATCCGCACAAAGGGGCTCGTGGAAGACGTGTTTGGAGGCGAGTACCACTCGGCGTTCAAGGGCCGCGGCATCGAGTTCGCCGAGGTGCGCCCGTACCAGATCGGCGACGACGTGCGGACGATCGACTGGAGCGTGACGGCGCGCTCTGGCGAGCCGTTCGTCAAGCTCTACGAAGAGGAGCGTGAGCAAACGCTGCTGTTGTGCGTGGACGTGAGCGCGAGCGAGGCCTTTGGCAGCACCGGCACGCTCAAGCGCGAGCTCGCCGCCGAGGTCTGCGCCGTCCTGGGCTTCAGCGCGATCCGCAACCAGGACAAGGTGGGCCTGCTGCTCTTCACCGACCGCGTAGAGCGCTTTGTGCCACCGCGCAAAGGTCGCCGCCACGTGCTCCGGGTCATCCGAGACCTCTACGTCCACGAGCCGGAGCATACCGGGACGGACCTACGAGATGCCTTCGAGCACGCCCTTCGGGTGCTCAAGCGCCGCGCCATCGTGGTCGTTGTGAGCGACTTCCGCGAGTCGGCCTCTGGCGCCAGAAGCTCGGAGGCGAGCTACGAGAAGTCGCTGCGGCATCTCGCAGCACGGCACGACGTGGTGGCGGTCCGCGTAGTGGACCCGCGTGAGGAAGAGCTGCCGTCGGTCGGCCTCGTCACGCTGCGGGACTCGGAAACGGGCCAGCCGGTCCTGATCGATACCTCCAGCCGGAAGGCCCGCGAGGCGTTCGCGCGCCGCGCGCAGGACCGCGAGGTACAAACCGTCGAGACGCTCAAGCGCGCCCGCGTGGGCGCCGTCACCGTCCGCACCGGCGAGGACTTCGTGGGGCCTCTGGCGGCGTTTTTCCGGCGGCGGAACCGGGAATGA
- a CDS encoding SIR2 family NAD-dependent protein deacylase, protein MLFSTALVQRLATARHVGVLTGAGISAESGVPTFRDPDGLWQQFRPEELANVEAFLANPTLVQGWYAHRRQVVEEVAPNPGHEALAELERLVVARGGSFLLATQNVDGLHVRAGSEHVVELHGSLLRSHCIACERPASGDNTGAIARGEPGVCPACGGLIRPDVVWFGEMLPEEPIHRAEQSALDADVYLSVGTSAVVFPAAGLPLTARAAGAYVAEVNPEPSAIAHELDETVGGRAGDVLPALVDAVRAASA, encoded by the coding sequence ATGCTGTTCTCGACCGCCCTCGTCCAACGCCTCGCCACGGCCCGGCACGTCGGCGTGCTGACGGGCGCGGGGATCTCCGCCGAGAGCGGCGTGCCAACGTTCCGCGATCCCGACGGCCTCTGGCAACAGTTCCGGCCCGAGGAGCTCGCTAACGTCGAGGCGTTTCTCGCCAACCCGACGCTTGTCCAGGGCTGGTACGCGCACCGGCGGCAGGTCGTGGAGGAGGTGGCGCCGAACCCGGGCCACGAGGCCCTGGCCGAGTTGGAGCGCCTCGTCGTCGCCAGAGGCGGATCGTTCCTCCTCGCGACCCAGAACGTGGACGGCCTTCACGTCCGCGCGGGCTCCGAGCACGTCGTCGAACTCCACGGCTCGCTGCTCCGCTCCCATTGCATCGCGTGCGAGCGCCCGGCCTCTGGCGACAATACCGGCGCCATCGCCAGAGGCGAGCCCGGCGTCTGCCCCGCCTGCGGCGGCCTCATCCGTCCCGACGTGGTTTGGTTTGGCGAGATGCTCCCCGAGGAGCCCATTCACCGCGCCGAGCAGTCCGCGCTGGACGCCGATGTGTACCTCTCCGTCGGTACGAGCGCGGTCGTGTTTCCCGCTGCCGGGCTGCCCCTGACAGCGCGCGCGGCCGGCGCCTATGTCGCCGAGGTCAACCCGGAGCCTAGCGCCATCGCGCACGAGTTAGACGAGACCGTGGGGGGCCGCGCCGGAGACGTGTTGCCCGCGCTTGTGGACGCCGTCCGTGCCGCGAGCGCGTAG
- a CDS encoding vWA domain-containing protein: MILAQPFWLLLLLPIAWLAWRTWAARGRTGQAVSFPATADASGVPTTVWARLRWLPEALLLAALVLGTLAMARPQTRDASVERTSEGIDIVLALDISTSMTAEDFVPNRFEAARRVAGEFVEGRTSDRIGLVVFAARAYTQAPLTLDYRFLQRMLGEVRIGVVEDGTAIGTALATAVSRLRDSDADSKVVILLTDGQNNRGEVDPLTAAEAAEALGVRVYAIGVGGDGANQRGRLPFGGSLLGPAADVDEETLQAVARQTGGRYFRATDTEALRSIYEAIGELEKTEIEETVFLDVDEKYPLALWPALGLLALSIALSTTRLRTVP; the protein is encoded by the coding sequence GTGATCCTCGCTCAGCCGTTTTGGCTCCTCCTGCTCCTCCCCATCGCGTGGCTCGCGTGGCGCACGTGGGCCGCCAGAGGCAGGACCGGGCAGGCGGTCTCGTTCCCCGCCACTGCCGATGCCTCTGGCGTGCCGACAACGGTCTGGGCGCGTCTGCGGTGGCTTCCCGAGGCGCTGCTCCTGGCGGCGCTCGTCCTCGGCACCCTTGCGATGGCGCGGCCTCAAACCCGCGACGCCAGCGTTGAGCGCACGTCCGAGGGCATCGACATCGTGCTCGCGCTGGACATCTCGACTTCGATGACGGCCGAGGACTTCGTGCCCAACCGGTTCGAGGCCGCGCGACGTGTCGCGGGCGAGTTCGTCGAAGGGCGCACGTCGGACCGCATCGGGCTCGTGGTCTTCGCTGCGCGGGCGTACACCCAGGCGCCGCTGACGCTGGACTACCGCTTTCTCCAGCGGATGCTCGGCGAGGTCCGCATCGGCGTCGTGGAGGACGGGACGGCCATCGGCACGGCGCTGGCGACCGCGGTCTCGCGCCTGCGGGATTCGGACGCGGACAGCAAGGTGGTCATCCTCCTCACCGACGGCCAGAACAACCGCGGCGAGGTGGACCCGCTGACGGCCGCCGAGGCCGCCGAAGCGCTCGGCGTGCGCGTCTACGCTATCGGCGTGGGCGGCGACGGCGCCAACCAGCGCGGCCGGCTCCCGTTCGGGGGCAGCCTTCTCGGTCCCGCCGCGGACGTGGACGAAGAGACGCTCCAGGCCGTCGCACGCCAGACAGGCGGGCGCTACTTCCGCGCAACCGACACCGAAGCACTCCGCTCCATCTACGAGGCCATCGGCGAGTTGGAAAAGACCGAGATCGAGGAAACCGTTTTCCTGGACGTTGACGAGAAGTACCCGCTCGCGCTTTGGCCTGCGCTCGGGCTTCTGGCGCTCTCCATCGCCCTGAGCACCACGCGCCTCCGCACCGTCCCGTAA
- a CDS encoding VWA domain-containing protein, protein MNFSTPEALWLLLLAPLAAALYAYAARQRQAALALFLGPGASPAVAASGGVVRRRVVGAALVTGAVACVVIALSGPRFGRTLRETTQESLDLMVALDVSQSMEAEDVAPSRLQRAKLEIQRIVEERPGARVGLVVFAGEAFLQCPLTTDRSAFRLFLDAAEPSLVPLQGTDLGAALDVTRAAFEEAAEADRPRAVLVVSDGEAHEGSGASGADALRESGAELFAIGVGTDDGGKIPLRRQGAIVGYKTDREGAEVTTRYEDASLRAVAGRGSVFRLGRRGSVAADVDRRLDGLDRAVAGGERYETYAERYQWPLALALLLLLTERALWLRPERQRRAVAA, encoded by the coding sequence ATGAACTTCTCCACCCCCGAAGCCCTCTGGCTCCTGCTCCTCGCGCCTCTGGCGGCGGCGCTCTACGCGTACGCGGCGCGCCAGAGGCAGGCGGCACTGGCGCTGTTCCTCGGGCCCGGCGCCTCACCGGCCGTTGCGGCCTCTGGAGGGGTGGTCCGGCGGCGCGTCGTCGGGGCCGCGCTCGTGACCGGAGCGGTGGCGTGCGTGGTGATCGCGCTGTCAGGGCCGCGGTTTGGGCGCACCCTGCGCGAGACGACGCAGGAGTCGTTGGACCTCATGGTGGCGCTCGACGTCTCGCAGTCGATGGAGGCCGAGGACGTGGCGCCGAGCCGGCTGCAGCGCGCGAAGCTGGAGATCCAGCGCATCGTGGAGGAGCGTCCGGGCGCGCGCGTCGGGCTCGTCGTCTTCGCGGGCGAGGCGTTTTTGCAGTGCCCGCTCACGACCGACCGCTCCGCCTTCCGCCTGTTCCTCGACGCCGCCGAGCCGTCGCTCGTCCCGCTCCAAGGGACCGACCTCGGCGCGGCGCTCGACGTGACCCGCGCCGCGTTCGAAGAGGCCGCCGAAGCCGACCGCCCGCGCGCCGTCCTCGTCGTGAGCGACGGCGAGGCTCACGAAGGCAGCGGGGCCTCTGGCGCGGACGCGCTGCGCGAGAGCGGCGCCGAGTTGTTCGCCATCGGCGTGGGGACTGACGACGGCGGGAAGATCCCGCTTCGCCGCCAGGGCGCCATCGTGGGCTATAAAACCGACCGCGAGGGCGCCGAGGTCACGACGCGGTACGAGGACGCCTCGCTCCGGGCCGTCGCCGGGCGCGGGAGCGTGTTCCGCCTCGGGCGCCGCGGCTCCGTCGCCGCCGACGTGGACCGCCGACTGGACGGCTTGGACCGCGCCGTGGCAGGCGGCGAGCGCTACGAGACCTACGCCGAGCGCTACCAGTGGCCTCTGGCGCTGGCGCTGCTGCTGCTGCTCACCGAGCGGGCGCTGTGGCTCCGTCCCGAGCGCCAGAGGCGCGCCGTCGCGGCGTAG
- a CDS encoding histone deacetylase family protein: protein MGKFSALHEILLAECVIAPEDVMTPREADWSDLLLVHTREYLDALATSTLTRQAERRMGLPQSPGLWRRSRLAVQGTMNACLAALTDARGLAGNLAGGTHHSHPEGGRGFCVLNDVAVALISLQRAGWLRRALVVDLDVHQGDGNAFVFGGERAWPRGGVYTLSLHGAKNYPFVKPPSTRDVPLADGTGDDEYLATLAHHLPLALRESDPDLVVYLAGVDVLADDRFGRLSLTREGLAVRDRYVCETVRASGVPLCLLLSGGYATRGARADRRTSAHDTADLHATVFREALSAYGLR, encoded by the coding sequence ATGGGCAAGTTCTCCGCGCTCCACGAGATCCTGCTAGCGGAGTGCGTGATCGCCCCAGAGGACGTGATGACGCCGCGCGAGGCCGACTGGAGCGACCTCCTCCTCGTCCACACGCGCGAGTACCTCGACGCGCTTGCCACCTCCACGCTCACGCGTCAGGCCGAGCGCCGCATGGGCCTGCCGCAGAGCCCCGGCCTCTGGCGCCGCAGCCGCCTTGCCGTGCAGGGGACGATGAACGCCTGCCTCGCCGCGCTTACGGACGCCAGAGGCCTCGCCGGCAACCTCGCCGGCGGCACGCACCACTCTCACCCCGAGGGCGGCCGTGGCTTCTGCGTGCTCAACGACGTGGCCGTCGCGCTGATCAGCCTCCAGCGTGCGGGCTGGCTACGGCGCGCGCTCGTGGTAGACTTGGACGTGCACCAGGGCGACGGCAACGCGTTCGTGTTCGGCGGCGAACGCGCGTGGCCGCGCGGCGGCGTGTACACGCTCTCGCTCCACGGCGCCAAGAACTACCCGTTCGTCAAGCCGCCGTCCACGCGCGACGTGCCGCTGGCGGACGGGACGGGGGACGACGAGTACCTCGCGACGCTCGCGCACCACCTGCCTCTGGCGCTGCGCGAGAGCGACCCCGATCTCGTGGTGTACCTCGCGGGCGTGGACGTGCTCGCCGACGACCGCTTCGGACGCCTCTCGCTCACGCGCGAGGGGCTCGCGGTCCGAGACCGCTACGTATGCGAGACCGTCCGAGCCTCGGGCGTGCCGCTGTGCCTGCTCCTCTCCGGCGGCTACGCCACGCGCGGCGCACGCGCAGACCGCCGCACGTCCGCGCACGACACCGCCGACCTCCACGCGACGGTCTTCCGGGAGGCCTTGTCCGCCTACGGGCTCCGCTGA
- a CDS encoding response regulator — protein sequence MHPPLRVFVADDSQIIRGLIADLLLASDDLELVGEAADGVEAITRAQEVRPEVVVLDLQMPRMSGLQALRALQVRLPETKVVILTNHGDAVYRRTCMDAGATHFLDKSLDLDGIGDVLRQVARARA from the coding sequence ATGCATCCTCCCCTCCGCGTTTTCGTCGCCGACGACTCCCAGATTATCCGTGGTCTCATCGCCGACCTGCTCCTCGCCTCCGATGACCTCGAACTGGTCGGTGAGGCCGCGGACGGCGTTGAGGCGATCACCCGCGCGCAGGAGGTCCGCCCCGAGGTGGTAGTTCTGGATTTGCAGATGCCGCGCATGAGCGGGCTTCAAGCGCTCCGCGCGCTCCAGGTGCGCCTGCCCGAGACGAAGGTGGTCATCCTCACCAACCACGGCGATGCGGTGTACCGCCGGACGTGCATGGACGCGGGCGCTACGCACTTCCTGGACAAGTCTCTGGACCTCGACGGCATCGGGGATGTCCTCCGTCAGGTAGCCAGAGCGCGGGCGTAG